A region from the Drosophila ananassae strain 14024-0371.13 chromosome 2L, ASM1763931v2, whole genome shotgun sequence genome encodes:
- the LOC26514295 gene encoding membrane metallo-endopeptidase-like 1 produces MFPNRVSMLWGLIYILVGTYFLECKARSVADSNNSENVIKDDTVEYLKSYGEKMKSYMNLSVSPCDDFYEYACGNWKNVRPDHFQSNHKRSNLLDIVYTLRDEVEELLTSMQLAQALNVSTELLVAQQFYNACLSAVVFPLPAADPAYLALIRSVGGFPAVDGPAWNASTFSWFNMSAHLTNYGISGLINEDNLPQYPFNPYFKLPELGFDHIVQTDNIANNTTRAYKLNEKRMQTYLQAYNLTEEKISEVIDGVFAFWREALAVADKFDGKDIKCLEISETENVPKYHQWDSYYEIAWNGKNFSSVGGMDGYCDYYYEQLDKVCSRHPDAVANYLAMLLLYRMDAKLKEEKNHKDYCFLTVQFGFSHLFNKLYMAEHFTDRTRSEVSAIVQELRNSQKKALEKVEWLDPETRREALLKESNIESVIGSHKNEEITSRLIQEIRGLDVEDTSFPQSLIHQRKLATRWRRFNGLHFEELHNGSKPLELYLGMQVNAFYYNLDNSIYVMAGILHPPAYHPDWPNSLKFGTLGYLVGHELTHGFDTVGSKFNSEGEMRNWWSKKSEAVFEERATCFVDHYDRYLIPEINRKINGKETQDENIADSGGLQGALDAYRSHMKQLKNRSEEDNEILRSEQMPGLDLSPEQLFFLGFAQLWCADYEQEHYWEELTKTHTIDKYRVLGAVSNNHEFFQVYNCPAGTPMHGKADTCHIW; encoded by the exons ATGTTTCCAAACAGAGTTTCCATGCTCTGGGGACTAATTTACATCCTGGTTGGCACCTATTTTTTGGAATGCAAAGCCAGGAGTGTCGCGGATTCAAACAACAGTGAAAATGTTATTAAAGACGACACCGTGGAGTACCTCAAGTCCTATGGGGAAAAAATGAAATCCTACATGAACCTTAGTGTTTCGCCTTGTGATGACTTTTACGAATACGCCTGCGGTAATTGGAAAAACGTACGACCGGACCACTTCCAGTCTAACCATAAGAGGAGCAACCTCTTGGATATAGTCTACACCCTGCGCGACGAAGTGGAGGAGCTCTTGACGAGCATGCAGTTGGCCCAGGCGCTCAATGTTTCTACGGAGCTGCTGGTTGCGCAACAATTCTACAACGCGTGCCTCTCGGCAGTGGTGTTTCCGCTCCCGGCCGCTGATCCCGCTTATCTGGCGCTTATCAGGTCCGTAGGTGGTTTCCCGGCAGTCGACGGACCCGCATGGAACGCCTCTACCTTCAGCTGGTTTAACATGAGCGCCCATCTCACTAATTATGGGATCAGTGGGTTGATCAACGAGGATAACTTGCCCCAGTACCCCTTTAATCCGTATTTTAAATTGCCGGAATTGGGATTTGATCACATCGTCCAGACGGATAACATAGCCAACAACACCACTAGAGCCTACAAGCTGAACGAGAAAAGAATGCAGACTTATCTGCAGGCTTATAACCTCACGGAGGAAAAGATTTCGGAGGTGATCGATGGGGTTTTTGCCTTCTGGCGTGAGGCACTCGCAGTTGCTGATAAATTTGATGGCAAGGACATAAAATGCTTAGAAATTTCTGAAACCGAAAATGTGCCAAAGTATCATCAGTGGGATAGCTACTACGAGATTGCTTGGAACGGAAAAAACTTTTCTAGCGTGGGCGGAATGGATGGATATTGTGACTACTACTACGAACAGTTGGATAAAGTGTGCTCAAGACACCCAGACGCTGTGGCAAACTATCTGGCCATGCTACTATTGTATCGAATGGATGCCAAGCTGAAGGAGGAGAAGAATCACAAGGATTACTGCTTCTTGACAGTACAATTCGGATTTTCCCATCTTTTCAACAAGCTTTACATGGCT GAGCATTTTACCGATCGGACTCGCTCAGAAGTATCTGCTATTGTACAGGAACTTCGAAATAGCCAGAAGAAGGCGCTCGAGAAAGTCGAATGGCTGGATCCGGAGACTCGCCGGGAGGCACTGCTCAAAGAGTCCAACATTGAATCTGTAATAGGGAGCCACAAAAACGAAGAGATTACCTCTCGCCTGATCCAAGAAATCCGTGGCCTGGATGTGGAGGACACGAGCTTTCCCCAGAGCTTAATCCATCAACGAAAATTGGCAACCCGCTGGCGCCGCTTCAATGGACTCCATTTCGAGGAACTACACAATGGATCTAAGCCCCTGGAATTATATTTGGGCATGCAGGTGAATGCGTTTTATTACAACCTTGATAACTCCATTTATGTGATGGCTGGCATATTGCATCCACCTGCCTACCATCCCGACTGGCCCAATTCCCTGAAATTTGGCACTTTGGGTTACCTGGTGGGCCATGAGCTAACCCATGGCTTTGATACCGTGGGCTCCAAGTTCAATAGTGAGGGGGAAATGCGCAACTGGTGGTCGAAGAAGTCTGAAGCTGTTTTTGAGGAGCGGGCAACGTGCTTTGTGGATCATTATGACCGCTACCTTATACCTGAAATTAATCGGAAAATCAATGGCAAAGAGACCCAGGACGAAAACATCGCGGATAGCGGTGGGCTGCAGGGTGCCCTTGATGCCTACCGCAGCCACATGAAGCAGTTGAAGAATAGAAGCGAGGAGGATAATGAGATTTTAAGAAGCGAACAAATGCCCGGATTGGATCTATCCCCGGAACAGCTTTTCTTCCTTGGATTTGCGCAGCTCTGGTGTGCGGATTACGAGCAGGAACACT